Proteins encoded in a region of the Orcinus orca chromosome 8, mOrcOrc1.1, whole genome shotgun sequence genome:
- the RPL27A gene encoding 60S ribosomal protein L27a yields the protein MPSRLRKTRKLRGHVSHGHGRIGKHRKHPGGRGNAGGMHHHRINFDKYHPGYFGKVGMRHYHLKRNQSFCPTVNLDKLWTLVSEQTRVNAAKNKTGAAPIIDVVRSGYYKVLGKGKLPKQPVIVKAKFFSRRAEEKIKGVGGACVLVA from the exons ATG CCATCCAGACTAAGGAAGACCCGGAAACTTAGGGGGCACGTGAGCCACGGCCACGGCCGCATCG gcAAACACCGGAAGCACCCGGGAGGCCGCGGTAATGCTGGTGGCATGCATCACCACAGGATCAACTTCGACAAATA TCACCCAGGATACTTTGGGAAAGTTGGTATGAGGCATTACCACTTAAAGAGGAACCAGAGCTTCTGCCCAACTGTCAACCTTGATAAATTGTGGACCTTGGTCAGTGAGCAGACACGGGTAAATGCTGCCAAGAACAAGACTGGAGCTGCTCCTATCATTGATGTGGTGCGATCG GGTTACTACAAAGTTCTGGGGAAGGGAAAGCTCCCAAAGCAGCCTGTCATCGTGAAGGCCAAATTCTTCAGCAGAAGAGCTGAGGAGAAGATTAAGGGTGTCGGTGGGGCTTGTGTCCTGGTAGCTTGA